Below is a window of Arabidopsis thaliana chromosome 2, partial sequence DNA.
TTGTATTCTGTAACATCCCCGTTCACGAAAAAGAATTGACCCATATATTGCAATTTTACcttaaaaatttgataaaatgcAAGATGGTTATATTAAAGAAGtcgaaaaaataattaatgacAAGTGAATCCTCCTATAGCGAATAATTAATTACCTCACAACTCAAACGCTCTTGTGCTTCTAATCCAGCGAGATGGAATCAAGACAAAAATGCCTAGATCCTCACACTTCTCCCGGAAACGATGATGTCGAAAAGACGACTTTGAAACGTCTCGGTAGAAACCTTTAAATTAAGCAGATCTCGAGATCTCGATCAGATCTTTTGAGTCGAGACAAGGAGCGATCACCAATCTAACCGGGTCACACCGAACTCACACAAGCATGGCAAGAGATCAAACCAGAAAGACAGTAAGACAAAATCCAGTAGTAAACAGAGAAGTACAATCCGGCTACAACTAAACCTAAACGATGACTCAACTAACGATGTATTAAAAACTTGTGGCCTCACTATTATTGGGCTTCAAAAAGATTAACAGCCCAATGTTAAATTGAGCCCAGATGGAGGATTACTTTagttttatactatattatgGATAAAGGACAtgacatcatcatcagaaaacCACAAAGTCCCACCTTATTTAACTGAAATATTAACCACTCCAACAACAAGCCACGTGTCAAACCTTTCTTCATATGAAGGAAAGAATCCACCATTCCAAAGCAGCATGAAGCATCACGATGACGTAAGCAACCAAAAAGATTTTCCGGTGAGACTTAACGTCGCCTTTCCCATCAAGCAAAACTGCTTCAAAATTTGAACGACAAGGCTTATGAAGCCCAGACTCTTAAACTTCCACTCTTTCTTCCTAATGAAGAAACTTGATAAGATTATtagaaacaaaggcaaagcgCTAAAGAACGGCGATGACAAACCGGATTCACCGGTAACTATACCTAGAACTCACCGTACGGTATTGAAACGACAAAGTTAGACCTCGTCCGAACACAAGCTCGCAAACATACCAGACGgcatatgaaacaaattattgGGGATAGAGTAGAATCTCTTGTGATATATTTTGTGACAGAGTTATGTCCTATAATTTAGGGATTCGAGTTTATTTTATACGATGACTCTCTTGTATAAATATCACACTTTGTGAATCAATAAACTCAAGTTAGTGCAATACCTAATTctacatggtatcagagctctAAAGATCTAAACCTATAAAAAATTTCGTTTCTTATTCGATAGTTTCGAATTCGTTTCCGcttttctctttaaaaccTTGTTTCTTGCATGTCAAGAAATCATGTCTATTCCAGAAGAAGTCTCCTCTGCAACACATCCACGTACCAATCAACAAACAGATGTAACCAAAGTGTCTCCGTACACTCTGGCCAGCTCCGACAACCCAGGGGCCATGATTTCCTCTGTTATGTTAACCGGTGACAATTACAACGAGTGgtcaacaaaaatgttgaatgcACTTCAAGCCAAACGTAAAACTGGTTTTATCAATGGTTCAATCTCAAAACCACCATTGGATAATCCGGATTATGAGAATTGGCAGGCGGTAAACTCAATGATCGTGGGTTGGATTAGAGCCTCCATAGAACCAAAAGTCAAATCCACGGTCACCTTCATATGTGATGCTCATCAACTATGGAGTGAATTAAAACAACGTTTCTCTGTGGGAAACAAAGTTCATGTTCACCAAATTAAGACTCAGCTTGCTGCGTGTAGGCAAGATGGACAACCTGTTATTGACTACTATGGTCGCTTGTGTAAGCTTTGGGAAGAATTTCAAATTTACAAACCAATTACTGTTTGTAAGTGTGGCTTGTGTACCTGTGGTGCTACTCTTGAACCTtccaaagaaagagaagaagagaagattcaTCAGTTTGTGTTAGGACTCGATGATTCACGCTTTGGAGGGCTCTCTGCTACACTTATCGCGATGGATCCGTTTCCATCTCTTGGAGAAATCTACTCTCGTGTTGTGAGAGAAGAACAGAGACTCGCATCAGTTCAGATTAGAGAGCAACAACAGTCGGCGATTGGGTTTCTTACTCGTCAATCAGAAGTTACAGCCGATGGAAGGACTGATTCTTCGATTATCAAGTCTCGTGACCGCTCTGTTCTCTGCTCACATTGTGGGCGAAGTGGTCATGAGAAGAAAGATTGCTGGCAGATAGTCGGGTTTCCTGATTGGTGGACAGAGCGAACCAATGGAGGTGGACGAGGATCAAGTTCTCGTGGTCGAGGAGGACGTAGCTCGGGTTCTAATAACTCAGGTCGGGGTAGAGGACAAGTCACTGCGGCTCACGCTACAACCTCCAATCTCTCACCCTTTCCAGAATTCACACCGGATCAGTTGCGGGTTATTACGCAGATGATTCAGAATAAAAACAATGGCACCTCCGATAAATTGTCTGGTAAGATGAAACTTGGCGATGTTATTCTTGATACGGGAGCATCTCACCATATGACTGGGCAGCTTTCTCTCTTGACTAACATTGTTACTATCCCTTCGTGTTCTGTGGGATTTGCGGACGGTCGAAAAACGTTTGCTATAAGCATGGGAACATTCAAGCTTTCAGAGACTGTGTCTTTGTCTAATGTTCTTTATGTCCCAGCGTTAAATTGCTCATTAATATCTGTTTCCAAGCTAGTGAAACAGATCAAATGTTTAGCATTGTTCACTGATACAATTTGTGTTTTACAGGACCGATTTTCGAGGACTTTGATTGGAACCGGGGAGGAACGTGATGGAGTGTATTATCTAACGGATGCGGCTACAACAACGGTGCATAAAGTGGACATCACAACAGATCATGCTTTGTGGCACCAACGTTTAGGACATCCAAGTTTTTCTGTTCTTTCATCTTTACCTTTGTTTTCGGGATCCTCTTGTTCTGTTAGCTCTCGTTCTTGTGACGTATGTTTTagagcaaaacaaacaagagaagTATTTCCAGATAGTAGCAATAAATCAAcagattgtttttctttaattcatTGTGATGTTTGGGGACCATATCGAGTGCCATCTTCATGTGGAgcagtttattttttaacaatagTGGATGATTTTTCAAGGTCAGTTTGGACATATCTACTATTGGCAAAGTCAGAAGTTCGTAGTGTTCTTACTAATTTTCTTGCATACACGGAAAAACAGTTTGGAAAATCTGTTAAAATCATTCGCAGTGATAATGGTACAGAATTCATGTGTCTTTCATCCTACTTTAAAGAACAAGGCATTGTTCACCAGACTTCGTGTGTAGGAACTCCACAACAAAATGGTAGAGTCGAGCGCAAGCATAGGCACATTCTGAATGTTTCAAGAGCACTCTTGTTTCAAGCATCACTACCAATCAAGTTTTGGGGAGAAGCAGTCATGACAGCAGCTTATTTAATCAATCGTACACCGTCTTCTATTCACAATGGTCTCTCTCCCTATGAGTTGCTGCATGGATGTAAGCCGGATTATGATCAATTAAGAGTCTTCGGCTCTGCTTGCTATGCTCATCGTGTTACACGGGATAAAGATAAGTTTGGTGAGAGAAGCCGTTTATGCATTTTTGTTGGCTATCCATTTGGACAAAAAGGGTGGAAAGTATACGACTTGAGTACTAATGAATTCATAGTCTCTCGTGACGTGGTGTTTAGAGAAAATGTGTTTCCTTATGCAACAAATGAGGGTGATACGATCTACACACCACCGGTCACTTGTCCGATCACTTATGATGAAGATTGGTTGCCATTTACGACTCTAGAAGACAGGGGGAGCGATGAAAATTATTTGTCTGATCCACCGGTTTGTGTCACTAATGTTTCTGAGTCAGATACGGAGCATGATACTCCACAAAGTCTTCCGACTCCAGTTGATGACCCACTTTCTCCGTCTACAAGTGTCACTCCAACTCAGACGCCAACTAACTCTTCTAGTTCAACATCACCGTCTACAAATGTCTCTCCACCCCAGCAAGACACCACTCCGATTATTGAAAACACTCCTCCGCGACAAGGAAAACGACAAGTTCAACAACCTGCTCGTCTGAAAGATTACATTCTATACAATGCTTCTTGCACTCCAAACACTCCTCACGTTCTCTCTCCTTCTACATCTCAGTCCTCGTCATCGATCCAAGGTAACTTACAGTATCCTTTAACGGATTATATTTCCGATGAGTGTTTTTCCGCAGGACATAAGGTGTTTCTTGCTGCAATCACTGCAAATGATGAGcctaaacattttaaagaagATGTTAAAGTTAAAGTCTGGAATGATGCAATGTATAAAGAAGTTGACGCACTCGAAGTTAACAAGACATGGGACATTGTCGATCTGCCAACTGGAAAAGTAGCTATTGGAAGTCAGTGGgtttacaaaacaaagtttaatgCTGACGGAACGGTTGAACGTTACAAAGCTCGCCTTGTAGTTCAAGGCAACAATCAAATTGAAGGGGAAGACTACACGGAAACCTTTGCACCAGTGGTAAAAATGACAACGGTCCGTACTCTTCTTCGTCTAGTAGCTGCTAATCAATGGGAAGTATACCAAATGGATGTTCATAATGCCTTCCTCCATGGCGATCTTGAAGAGGAGGTGTATATGAAACTTCCTCCCGGGTTTCGACACTCTCATCCTGACAAAGTTTGTCGCCTTCGTAAGTCACTATACGGTTTAAAACAAGCTCCTAGGTGTTGGTTTAAGAAATTGTCTGATGCTCTTAAAAGATTCGGGTTCATCCAAGGTTATGAGGattactctttcttttcttattcctGTAAAGGGATTGAACTTCGCGTCTTGGTATATGTCGATGATTTAATAATCTGCGGTAATG
It encodes the following:
- a CDS encoding uncharacterized protein (unknown protein; Has 1 Blast hits to 1 proteins in 1 species: Archae - 0; Bacteria - 0; Metazoa - 0; Fungi - 0; Plants - 1; Viruses - 0; Other Eukaryotes - 0 (source: NCBI BLink).) encodes the protein MLLWNGGFFPSYEERFDTWLVVGVVNISVK